aaataaatcagtggcGATTGCCACTAATGAGTCACTTGAGTGCCTGGCTTAACAATTACTCATGTCATCTGGCACCTCATTCCAGAGCATGcaggtgggaaaagggggagcTCGGCATCCCAGGACCATCCCAGACCATTCCATGCTCACCTCTGTGCCAGATGTGAAAATTACGGCgaattaaagcaaaaaattaataCCTGAGGTTTTAAACAGAAACGTGAAGATGGCGTATCCCCACCTGCCTGCAGGTTTTGCCCTTTCCCAGCTATCCAGGCAGCGGCCAACACATTTCCCAGGACACGGGGTCCCGGCAGTTGGTGCCTGCGGCTCccgggaggatttggggggctctCTCTAGGGGTCTTTTCGCGTCGCCCAGGGCTCGCCGTGCCCGACATCCGCCGGCAGCCCCCGGATGCTTCCATCCCGCCAGTGCTATAAATACGAGCTCCTCGGGCGCGGTGACGTCCGCCCGGCCGCCCCTACCCACGTGTGCCGGGAGCGGGGACACACGACCCGGCACCCCCGGCCCCACAGCCGCGCCACCGTGGGGCGAAAGCACCGGGACAGCGATGCATTCGGGTGGGGTTGTTTTTGCAAAATGAGGGATATAGTGGAGTGGATGGAAAAAGGACGGGGATCGCATAGGTGATGGCACCGAGAAGAAACCCCTGTGATGCGCTGGCTGCGTttggggagggcaggcagggctcgGCATCGCTGCCCCTGCGTTTCCACGCGTGAAGGGCTGCGTGCCCCACGCATCCCCACCTCAAAGCCGGCGCAGCCTCCCAGCAGCGGCCTGGATCGGGGAGAAAGGCGGCCCAACCCCCGCTCGGTCCCCGGTGCACCCACGCGTGTGCAGGGTCACCGCGGCTGTCCCCATGCCGCGCATCCCCCCCCGCAAGGGGGGTGCAGAGCGGGAGGTCGGTGCAAAGGACGGTCAGCCCCCTCGAGGGGAGCATCCAGCGCCCTCACGCCGAGGCGTTTCCCCTCTCCACACTCCCAGGACTCACCACGTGGCGTGATCCGTCCCGTCCCCTCCGGTCCCGGCGGGTGGCGgcggccgcccgcccgcccggtgctgctcctgctgcagcgaCCGCGCTCTCGCGAGACTGCGGCGCCGCCGCCACCCGGGCTATGGGCAGCGCCGGGATCTCGCGAGAGGGCCCGCCGCTGTCCAGGGTCCTGATGCCGCCGGATGGAGGGGCGGGGCCATGGGGAAAGGGCGGGGCTGAGAGTAGGGGCGGGGCCTTTATGGGGGGCTCTAtagggctgggggctccatgGGCCTGGGAGTGTTCtgtggagctttgggggctctctagggctgggggctccctggTGCTGGGAGTGCTCTATGGGGCTGGGAGTGTTCTATGGAGCTTTGGGGGCTCTCtagggctgggggctccatgGGGCTGGGAGTGTTCTACGGAGCTTTGGGGGCTCTCtagggctgggggctccatgGGGCTGGGAGTGTTCTATGGAGCTTTGGGGGCTCTCtagggctgggggctccatggggctgggagtgctccATGGGGTTTGGGGGACTTTATAGGACTGGGGACTCCatggggctgggagtgctctATGACGTTTTGGGGGGCTCCATGGGGCTGGAAGTAGtctatgggatttggggggctccATGAGGCTGGGAGTGCTCTTTGAGGATTGGGGAGCTCTACAGAGCAAGGGCTCTGTAGGGCCAGGGGCTCCATGGGACTGGGAGTGTTctatggggtttgggggactCCATGGGGCTGGGAGTGTGTTATGAGGTTTGGGGGGCTTTATAGGACTGGAGGCTCCATGAGGCTGGCAGTGTTctatggggtttggggggctccaTGGGACTGGGAGTGCTctatggggtttggggggctccatggggctgggagtgctctatggggtttggggggctccatggggctgggagtgctctatggggtttggggggctgtATAGGGTAGGGGCTGTACAGGGCTGGGGACTTTATGGGGCTGGGAGTGTTCTATGAGGCTTGGGGGGCTccatggagctgggagctccatGGGACTGGGAGTACTCTATGGGGCTTGGGGGGCTTTACAGGgatggggctctgtggggcagggatgcAGTGACCCCTACCCAGGGCATGGAAAGCACTGTGTGGGTAGAAGACCACCCTCAGAAGGTCAGGGGTTCTTGGggacagcccctggcagggcatACAGGCTCCCTCTATCCAGGAGGCAATGGGAAACCAGCAGCTCTCCCCCAGtctggggggagtttggggccGAGTTTGGGGTACTCCATGTCCATACCCTGATGTGCTTCATTCTGGGAGCAGTAATTAATTAATGGCTTGTATGAAGGGCAGAGGGCACATTAATTGCTTTTACCAGCAATGCCAAGGTTGGGATGtggagggcaggggaaggaactggactaacacacacacacaggacaGGGATATAAATCGCAAATCAGCCTGAGAGCTCCATAGGCTGTGTCCCTTGTTCTCAGTGTCAGCACACAGAGTTCTATGCACACCACTTGGACCTCCTGCCTTAGTGCTTGTGAGAATATCAGTGACACGTTgtgaaaattactttatttgACAACTAAATCATCCTCCCTTCCCAGGGTCCAGCCTCGAGGGTCATGGAGGGGCAGCAAGGACAATATCCCACCACGGGAAGATGAGAACAGCTGGGCAAGGAAGCAGTAAAATCTCTTTACACCAGTGAGCCCTGGTGGCCAAAACCCTTCAGCACGGGAACAGCGTTGCTGTGGGGATGCAAGGAAAGAAACCTGGCAGAATCAGGGAAAATGCCTGCTTCACAGATGGTGAAATAGAGGGAAGCAGGAAAACCAGTGTGCCACAGATGACCCCATAGCAGAGGGCCCAGCTGTCCACTCTGACCCCTTTCTGGGTCTTGGACCCTGAGCTGATCCTCTCAGAGAGCAGGGACCCCTGCACATCCAACTCcatgccctgcccagcagcagggaaggaaagggagggggcagggatgggatcatGGATTCCAACTCCTGCCAAGCACTGGGATATGCTCAGCGCCTTGGAGAGCTGCTCTCGCTCTGcctgtgggcactgggcacactGGAGATTTAGGACTGGATTCTTGTCccatatttctttctctccagcTTTGGGAATGGTCACCTACAGAGCTTATCCTTGCCCTTGGCACTACCAcattcctgcctgcctgcatgTTTTCCAGTCAGGGATATTCAGGAATCAAATGGATGTGTGCTCCCCTCCTTCACAGGGAAtgcctggagagccaagggaTAAGAGGGGGAAGAGcctccctgcccatcccacacTGCCTAAGCAGGGCAGActggggaggaagggcagggcCAAACAAAAGGCTGGATCAAGCAGCAAATTCCCAGCAAGAAAACAGATTCAAAAACAAGGAAATCAATCCACAGGTCCAGTTTAGGGTCAGTTGGTTGTAGTCCAGACCAGCTGCAGCTGACCCAGAGACCTGTCCTGACATAGCTGACACTAGGACTGAGACCCCAGGGTTGAGCTTGAAAAGAGTTTCTGGGCCATGGGTGGGGGGGAATAGGGGTCCCAGCTGGGGTTGGTGAGGAACATTCAGGTTTGTTAATGCCTTCAGGGTCCTTACAACACTCCTCTGCTTATcatgctggagctctgcaaagGGATTTGTCTTATGAAagggatttttctcttttcttttactGTCGGGCTATTCAAAATGAGGATTATCTCGAGCTCTGTAATTTTCTGCTTACGGTAGGGATAAGACCTCAGCAGAGAGCTGGTGCCaccccaggatgctccaagggTTCCTCTGGCATcttggcacagcccctgcacccAGTGCTGCATCCTcagggggctgctcctgggaagcagcagctccaagacCCTGACTGGGATGTGGGCAGGGGATCCCTGCAGCGGTGGCATCCTGGAGGTCCCTCTGCACCCCTTTTGACAGGGTGACAATCCATGCTGGCATCAGCCCGCTGCTGAGTGCAACGTGATGAGAGGCTGAGACCTGAGCCGCGCCGATGTGACGCAGAGATGGGCCATGGCGCCCAGACTTTCCTTGTATCGGATGCTCCCACTTTCCATCCTGTTCCCAAGCAGGGCCACCttgcatgaaagaaaatatgGAGAGGGCAGATGGAGGACAGGGGCTCAGGTtactgctcctctccagctgccctgaTCTCTGTTAGGAATatgtttctggggtttttcccccattttcccaggtttgTCTGGGCTCCGTGCTGTGTCCAGCAGCCCTCTCCATTCTTGCCACCACCAGCTCTCCTCTTGGCTGCTCTCCCAAGCAGCTCTTCTAAGCTCACACCTCCTGTGGGATTGGGACCAGGCAAGAGGGTCCCACAGGGATTTGGAAATCCTCTGGTATGGGGTTGGGATGGCATTGGAATGCTCAGAGAGAAACTGTAATTGGAAAGGGGAAGCAGAAACCACTCCCTGGGTGTGGGTCCCACTGTAACCACAGTGGCTGCTCAAGAAGGACAGATGGACAATACTCAGTGTGTAATTACTTTACTCTTATTTTTTCATCACTCCTGCCTTTCCCGTTTGCTTCTTCTCCATTTTAAAGGACTCCCCATtctcttttccagcttttgttTCCCTGACCCCCTACGGCTGGAGTTGTCTGTGCCTTTGTCCCCCatccctgcttttcctctcccatCCCACTGAGCTCATTTCAGCTATTCCTTGGCTTGGAGTAACCCATTCACTCTGTTGTCCTCCAACAAATAAGCTGACAGGCTAATGAATAGCTTCAGATGGTAATTAGCAACGGAGTTGCTAATAATGAatttcatttacattttaagtgctgcagagggaaaataAGCCCCTGTCATTaatgccctccctgctcccagcacagccttggcTTTGGGGGGAATGCACCCTCTGGAAGCCTTGCTGTGATTGCACCTCTCCCGCCTCCATTTCGGAGGCTGTGATAGGCAGAGTTCATTAAGCAGCAATTAGTGATGGAGGGGGggagaaactgctgctgcttccatcaTCCAATGGTGGGGAAGCGCCATGATGCCATGGAAAATGGGCcacaggaggaaggagctggtTCTGGGCCAGGAAAGAAGAGCTGGATGCTTCAGCCAGCACCAGGGACTCATGTGGCTTGCCCAGAGTCCTCTGTGTCCATGTAACCCACCCAGGCTACCTGGATAATGACCCTGAGGGATTTCTCAGTCGCTAAAATCCTTCCCCATTATTTCCTCAGGGGTTTAGCACATTTTGAAGGAAGAGCTTTCCCTGAGCGGTTTaatccatccctgcctgcccacagaAGGAGCCAATTGCCTTCTGCACGGATTCCATTAATTGTTGTCAAATGGAAGGATGGAGAAATGTCATTGCTTTGACTCACGGCAGTAAGGAATTCAtggtgggagcacagggaatAGGTTTGCTCACTACTGCAGAGCACCAGAAGGGACTTGGGAATGCTCAAAGCCTGGATCTGGTGCTGGGGGTGAGCCTAGGAGCAAttgcctgccctgcctcagtttccctctctGTGCCCAAGGAGCCTTAGGGAGGGTTAGATTGTTTGGGAAACAACGCTCTGCATATACAGGGGTTTTCCAGCACACTGCTTGTGGATGGAGgaccccatcccatcccacagacCTGACCAGACCCCGGTCCAGTTGTTGGATTGGGGGGTGTCCCATATTCACCCCCATTTAGGCAGTGGGATCCACAGAAAGCTGCTTTGGGGACCACAGGGATGTGGCATCCTCCCCAGATAGGAGGTGACAGCCACATCCTGCCTTTACCTCCACGGATATGGGATcgatttatttatttaattatttatttatttatgtattttttcaaGCCCTGCTAGGAGTGAAACCAATCCAGGGGCCTCCAGAGGCCGATAAGATTTGACTGCAAGTCAATACTCGCATGTCTTTCCACTGTGCAATGATCCCCCAGCCAGCAGGGCGGGAGGGGGCAGGCAGGTGACAGGGGCGAGCAGAgggccagcctggggcagggatgtcgcctctgctccaggaagggattgggggcaggaaggggacATCTCCTGGCCTGCAACAcggattttctgggatttgttGCCAGTACATGTAATGGTGAGCCTACAGTGGGCAGCTTCACACTGGGAGGTGAatgagggacagggactgggagagcagcagggagagggatggggaaggaggaggagtgggggagagggagagaaattgCCCGTGAATACCAGCTCTGCCACGCATCTGCTCCTCGGAGCTTTGAGAATTGAGAGGTTTCCCTGCCGGCAGAGCcggggctgaggctgcagggtgctggggggagcagagccctggcacacTCGATGCATGCTTGCCTGCGATGCCATCTGCCAGGCTCTCTCCTGGCTGCGGGTTCCAGGGGCTTCTCTCATGGCTAATAAAGGTCGAGCTCAGACTCCAAAGTACTTCCCGAAGTACCTGCTGCATCTTTGTGCCATCCCTGGACACGGCGTGGCTGGGATTCCGcatccctctgggaatgctgcagggcaggcaggcagggtgaCATTTGCAGTTAGCAGAGGGTGTCCTTGAGAGGAGCGAGCGCCGAGAGAAGGGACCAGGTTCTCTTTAAGGGGGCAGGACTTTGGGAACATTATGAAGGCAAGAGTGagcttctccctctgccttccACGCTCCCCTCATTCCCTTCTCTGTTCCAGGACAGAGACCCGggttccctgccctcccctctgcctggcagggatgaaggcaggagctgggtgctgggatgggcggctgagcaggggaggaggaggaggggaggaaggggagggagagggggaggatCTGCTAATTACACAGAacagctctgggggctgctgaAGTCCAGAATgaagcaaagagcagcagaagcGAGTGCTGCAGTGGGAGCGGAGGAGCCCAAGCATCACCGAGAGCTGGAGCCGGCTGTTATCCCTGCTGGGAACAACTGGGAGCACCCACGGGATCCTGCAGCCCTgtctcccacaggagacagccTCTGGCACTGCCACCGAGCACACTGCCAGCCCCCGGAGAGCCGAGGAGAAGGGGCCGGTGGTTGCAGcacgcagggctgggctggagggcagcGAGGTCAGCCCTGCTATGGTCGCGGGGTGCTAGGAGCCTGTGTGCATCCACCGGGAAGAGGTGAAGGATGGCTGCCGAAGGAGGGAGAGCCAAGCCCGTTGCCCAGTCCAGGATGGAGAACTTCCGAAAGGTGAGGACCTCGGAGGAGGAGATGCCATTACCCTTCCCAGACCTGCCCCCGGACGTGGTGGAGATGAAAGTGAAGGAGGGCAGCAAGATCAGGAACCTGATGAACTTCGCCATGGCCCAGATGGAGCTGAAGGGCAGGCGGCAGATCGTGTTCAGCGGCTGCGGCAGAGCGGTCACCAAGACCATCACCTGCGTGGAGATCATGAAGCGCAAGCTGGGAGGGCTCCACCAGGTCACCAAGGTACGCTACCAAACTGTGCTGGAGGTCTGGGAGAGCCAGGACCCGCTGCCCGACGGCCCCGCACAGAACCTGACTGTCCACAAGAATGTCCCCTCCATCTGCATCCTACTCTCCCGGGACCCCCTGGATCCCAACCAGATGGGATaccagccccctgagc
The genomic region above belongs to Haemorhous mexicanus isolate bHaeMex1 chromosome 13, bHaeMex1.pri, whole genome shotgun sequence and contains:
- the RPP25 gene encoding ribonuclease P protein subunit p25, producing the protein MAAEGGRAKPVAQSRMENFRKVRTSEEEMPLPFPDLPPDVVEMKVKEGSKIRNLMNFAMAQMELKGRRQIVFSGCGRAVTKTITCVEIMKRKLGGLHQVTKVRYQTVLEVWESQDPLPDGPAQNLTVHKNVPSICILLSRDPLDPNQMGYQPPEPRHEVGEDTLGSSSKGLKRPLPPPCEELLPKKLQVQVSDSPRGTGTTTGQQDH